In the Lutra lutra chromosome 12, mLutLut1.2, whole genome shotgun sequence genome, AAGAGCTGGAGGACAGTCCCGTGAATCTTGCCTTGCGGGAGCCTCCTGGTCCACTGGACATGCCCGTCAATGGGCCAGGGCTGGGTGGCAGGTCCTTCTCAGGAGTGAGGAACTGCTGCAGATCTGCCTTTGAGGTCAGCAACAGGATTTCCCTGCAGGCTACGAGATGTGGGACTGGCAATGAGATCTCTAGGGGCGTAGCAGGTTAGGGAAATGAGGTCTCTCTCGGTTGAGCCGATAGCCACGTCCTGGTCTTTGAACCCTGGATTCCTATAGTGTTCAGACCCAGGACTGCCATGGTCATGTGGGGGAAACCCGTAAATAGGGAAGGCGGGTGGCGCACTAGGGGTGTTGCTGTCTGCAGTGGAATCCAGTGCTCCTAACTGATCGTTTCTGGATACAGCTctgaaatctctctctttttaaaaataaaacttatttttaaatatttttagtaatctctacacccaacatggggctcaaatccacaaccctgagatcaagagtcacatgctttttgactgagccagcgaggtgtCCCTTAAATCTTTTTTGACAGCAAGAAGAAGTTGAGCTTTCAACAACGCATAATAGGGAAAATGTTACCCCACAGGGGGTATGTATGCGATAAAGTCTTTGATTTATCTTTCCAGTGGCTACAGAGCAGGGAAGAAactgcccattttacaggtgaaagaACCAAGGCCAGATACTTAGAGTAGAAGGGGAAGACTTGCACATCTGGTTGCCTGGGACATCTCCATGGTGTGGGGGGGGTGCTACCTGTCCTGGGGTCTTAGAGGTGCTGTGGCCAGAAACCGAGGGGGTTCACTGGGGGGAGGGTGCTGAAGTGAGGTCAGCACTGGGTCATGACTGAGGCATGGGATGGCATGGGGATGATCATACCTGTATGTACCAGGCCTGGTTGGGGTCGTCAGTCCTGAAGCGGGCCTGTTCCAGTTCACGAACAGCCTCTCTGGCCACCAGGTCCCATCTCTTTTTGCTTCCCAGGTTGTTGGTAGGATCAGCTGGGTCCAGGATAACTGgcctgggagagagaaagggaagtagaTCTCCATCACACTTAGGACTCTGGCCTCTGTCACTGAAGTCTGTAGGACGTGCAAGGCCTCTGTGTAGGGAGGCCTCCCTGTAAGCTAAACCTTGTTTGTGATTAAAGGTGTAACCTAAGTTGGCCTGGTCAGAGTGAATCTCGGGGATTCTGCTTAGAACGCTAGGGCAAAGGCACTCTCTCTTGTAGTGAAAGGGATGAGGGCAGATGAGGAGACTAGAACTGATGTAATCATATTCACCTGAATTCAAAGGCAAAAcacagggaagggcagggctgaGTGATTTCACAGACTGCAACCCTGATGAAATAGCGAACATCTGGATCACACCATACCTGAAGCTTCATTTATCCTTGGGCTTCTCAGTTACAAAAGCCAATAAATTCCCCTTATTTAAAAAAGCGTGTGAGTTGGGTTTCCTGTTCCTTGAAGCTGAAAATAATGCCACCAATCTACTCACCTGTGTTCCTTCAAACGTTGTTTGACATAGATTCTGACAGTCTCATTTTGGAAATCATAGTACTTGGTCCAATATATGCAGATGTTTTGATAATTGATGAGGAGTTCCATCACAGCTCTATACCCTTCATCCAGGATGAAGTTGTCGCTTTGGTTTGTGCCTATTTCCCAGGCATAGATGGTCAATAGCTCCAGTGCATATTTTGGGGGCAATGCTGCATTTCGATATTTAGGTTTCAATTTCTGTGGGTTTGcggggaaagggagacagagagagagagaaaataaatatgagcTGCTACCCTGGGAATTGAGAATttccaattctctctctttctagatcCCAGTAATATTTTGTCAACTTCaggaatgcctggctggctcaatagATAGAACATggtactcttgatctcagggttgtgagttcaagaccctgTCATGTATAGAGCttgcttaaaaataagtaagtaaaaataataaagaaaataactacTTTGTCAACTCCATTTTATATCTGGACTATGTAGCACATCCATGAAATTTGAAGTGGGTCTAGAAGCTTGGTCTCTAGAAGGATTACGTCCCGTGGCCAGCAAAATTTCCACGACAGGGGAAACTGAAGCCTCTCATAGACATGTTAGGCCCCATTAGTCTATGTTCTTGAGTTGGAATGGGGGAGACAATGCAGTATGGTGAATATAGGGtctaattaaagaaaacaaaagcacatgGACACACTGAAAACATAACACAAAACCcagaacaaatggaaagatggaaaaagagtTAAGAGTGCGAAAttttcagttcctcaaaaattcatttagaaatttATTGCAATTACAATTTGAATCCCACCAGTTTTTTAGTGGGAGAAAAATGATCTTAAGATTCAAATATAGGAATAAATGCTTAGGAAATCCAAGAAAattgtgagaaagaaaaagagagaggttgggatttgttttctcagatatgtcttataaatatgtttttggtGTCAGAATAAGCAATAGCCAAGTGTAACAGAATGGATAGCCCAGAACTAGTTCCCAGTAGATTAAAAAACTTAACAAAGACTGACAAGGGTGATGGAAGATGGGAAAAAACGTGCAATCCAACAAATGATGCTGGCACAATTTGTCCaccatctggaagaaaataaagataattccACTGTGGTACCAAAGACCAAAATAGTTTACAAATGGAGTGAAAGAATATGTGAAACATAgtagaagaaaattagaagaccACCTACACACTGTGGGCAAGACAGAAAACCTACAACCCAGAAAAGTCAGACctatttgtgtgtctgtttttaagtaatctctacaataTGTgtggcttgaacccatgaccccaagatcaagggtcgcacactcctccaactgagccaaccaggcatccttctttgtgtattttattttatttaatgatttttaaattcattttagaaagagagagagattgcctGAGCATGGGGAGGAgtagcggtgggggtggggggacagaatcctccagcagactccccactgagaccGGAGTCCCactgggggctggatcccaggagccaagacgatgacgtgagctgaaatcaggagtctgcccttcaactgactgagccacccaggtgcccccccaactttgtgtattttaaacattagaaaaattataTTGTCAGAGATACTTTAATTAAGGTCCATAGAGGAGTGATCTATTAGTGAAAACATTGTAATACATGAGAAATAGCAGTAAATATCTACATAATTTACAAAAAGCTCTCACAActgattaaaaaaaccccaaaacacccAATGGAAAAAGATGCAAAATACATTAACAGGTTAACTCCCCTAAGTTCAACTCCAAATATCAGTAAGCAAATGCATTTTTGCAAAGAGTGGACTACAGAAGAGTAAGGCATCATGAGAGTCCACTTATGTGAGCTCTGGGCATGAGCAGTGTGAACAAAGAGAGAGGAATGAAGGGATAGTCTCCAAAAACGTTTTTGGTGTCATTTCAGGCATTTCATCTGAATTTTACCTTcctttttatacttctttttgtGCATTACTTGAATTTTTCACAAGCCCAATGTAATGTTCAAATAATCAGAAAAAGTgattattattatgaaaactattattattatgaaatgttattattataaaaaccAGCCTTGTTGATTAATAGCACAGTCAGGCACCTTGGTGTTTAAATCTCAGCCCAACTTTAgcccttgagcctcagttttctcatccctGAAATGGGGCTAATGTAGAATGCCTACATGACAGGGTTGctggaaagaccaaaaaaatatgCAGAGCACTCAGAAGACAATTAATGCTCAGTAAACAGCAGCTTTCTTCCCACTGCTGTTACATGAAATACCTGAGGTCTGAAGTCTGTGGAAAATCACATTggcggagcacctgggtggctcagtcagttgagcctctgccttcagctcaggtcatgatcctggagtcccaggattgagcccttcaggctccctgctcagtagggagtctgcttctccctctgctcttcaccctgctctctctctccacctcccccaataaataaacaaatcttaaaaaaaaaaaaaaaaaaaaaaaaagttagcatacGCCTGCCCTCCCTCTTGTCTCTGTATCTCCCAGTCCAGCACCTCCCAGGCCCGAGCCGCCCAGCCCTGGCACCCAAGCCCCGCACCCAGCCCTGCTCTGAGCCCCATACCTGCTGGTGCCAGTACTTCACCATCCGCAAGAGGTTCTTTAGCTTAACAGGGCGACTTTTCACAAAGTGCCGCTGCAACTCTGTGAAGCTTGGCGAGAATTCCCCAGGGGGGGCACCACTGGTTATTAAGTCTTCATAGATTTCCGGTGATGGTTTAGAGTCCCGGCAAAAATTTTCTGGGAGAGAAAAGAACCTGGTTTAAGAAAATCCACCATCTGAGGACAAGAAGATGGGAAAAAACTGCTAGGTAGAGAGGGCTCATAAATGATCTCACACAATCCCCACTCCTGtattctttcccccattttacatCAAAACAAGTAGAGGCTTACCGAGTTTGGTAGCCCCCTCAAAAGTCACAGAGATTTTAAATGACTCGCAATGGCCAAAGACTTTACCTTGTGTTGGGCACTGGGCTAAGCTCACTGAATCCTTAGAACAGCTCCATGAAGTAGGTAAAATCAAGTGGAACCATAAGGAGCACCATCTTTGTGGATCAAACATGGTCAAATATTGTCAATTTCCTATGGTTCAACCTGATACTATCCCATTTAACAGGTTGGTACATTGAGTCTTAGAGGTGTTAGAtaccttgcccaagatcacagttAGTAAGTCttaaagctaaaattaaaagacattaaGAGTTCggtttttaaaatgattcctATCTAATCCTAACTCCAAAGACCTTGAAGTGCTTTCTTATCCTGGTGTTTCCCAGAGGGTCACAGAGGAGTCTCTCCTTGGGGTGGGTGGGAAAagtcccctctctccccagcatgGGGCATGGTAGCACATACATTTATGGAACGACTTAACTTGATACAGCTCGAGTTGCAGCCCCCCCAGATAAAGCGAACTCTACTCTCTCTTCCCTGGTTTCCACTTTCCTAAACTTCCCCCAAGGCCAGGTTGGTGAAGACCCCCTATTAGTTTCTCGGGCCCCAAACCATTATTGTCTTTACTCAGAGCATCATAGGCTGGGAGCACATCCACTCCAATGGCTTTACTGTTCTTCCTGAGCTGGACCTGGAAGGACAGCGAGCGGGGGACCCTGGTGGTCTCTTTCCGTGGGACCATGGTGATGCTGTAGGCCAGGCTCCTGCTGTACTTGGTCAGTCTCTTCTTGATGAAGTTGATGACAAATTCGCGGTGGTCTGCCTGGTCTTGGAAGCTGGAGAAGCAGCTCAAGAACAAGACCAAGTCCACATCAGAGCTGTAGTTCAACGTTGTCCCCTTCCCAGAGGAGCCACCCTGGGGAGGAAATTAATGTTGAAGCTTCACCTATCTTGGAGCCTAAAGCTTTGAGGTCAGGGTGAAGCCAGAGGCACCCATGTTAAGCTGTTTACATAGGTGCCAAAAGGAGACCTTGGTCTCTTCCATATGTGGTGGACTTTGCTGACCACTTTGTTGATTTAGACAACAAATTTGATTTAGACAAATTAAGTGCATGATTAACTattcaaagataaaatgaaaggtaaaaCACCACTGCACCTCAGGCCCTAAGCTCCTTCTGCAGAGGCACCCACAGTTACCAGCTTCTTTTGTATTATTCCAGAGATGCTTGATGCCTAAACCCacgctgtccaatatggtagccaagagccacatgtggctaattaCATTTGAATGAAACGAAATTTATAAATACAGTCTTTCAGCCATACTAGCTTCCGtccaagtgctcaatagccacccACAGAGAGTGATGGGGGGTACTtgtagagaacatttccatcactagGAAAGTTCTATTGTATATTTCTGGCCTAGACAGACAgactttaacatatatattttgtacataCATTTTGTGCGTATAGGCACAAACATATATTTTGgacattgtgtgtgtgcatgtgtgtatatgaagGATGCTGGAAACCCTAGTGCATTGGTAGCATACGTGTTCATAGAATGAGGCCCAGCTGTAGCCTTGAAAGTTACATCATAAATCTTTCCTCCTGGATaagaaaaaagctggaaaaggaaTTTAGATGTCACGGACAAGCATCCAAATTCATGGACAAGGTGATGATGGAGTTTCCCCATTAGAGGGGGACTGAGGATGATGGAAAGTCCTGCCTGCCTTTATTTACTTCACTTGCAAATCATTTTCTTGCCTGGTCCTTTTCCCCACTTACTGCTGATGCACTTGCAGAGAATGAACTAGAAAACTACATGTTCCTAATATTTGGTCAAAAGAAATCTCAACAAGAAAAtcaaaaattgttttctctttctcaaaagtGTAGAAATGCAGCCACTGtcctgagacctgatttgtgacccaggatgtgatctactctggagaatgttccatatgcacttgagaagaatgtgtattctgttgctttagggtggaatgttctggatatatctgtgaagtccatcagGCCCAGTGTGCCACTCAAGGCCCTTGTTTCCTggttgatcttctgcttggatgatctgtccatttcagtgtgtgtgggggaggggttgttaaagtcctctactattactgtatcatcaatgtgtttctttaactTTGTTATGTATTGGTTTATATACAAGTCTGCTCCcaggttaggggcatagatatttacaattgttaggccTTCTTGTAGGGTGGACCCTTTAATTATGTTATAGGGTCCTTCCTCatcttatagtctttggtttaaaatctaatctgtctgatataaggattgccaccccagctttcttttgacgtccattagcatgataaatggttttccacctcctcactttatgTCTGAAGTgtctttggtctaaaatgagtctgttgaggtacttgggtggctcagtcggttaagtgtctgcctttggctcaggtcatgatcccagagccctgggattgagccctgggttgggcaccctgctctgtggggggtctgcttctccctctccctctgcctgctgctcccccttgtgctgtcaaagaaataaataaaaccctttaaaaacaataaaatgtctCTCTTGCAGACAGTGTATCAATGGGTCTTACTtctttatccaatctgataccatgtgtcttttggttgggttATTTGGCctatttatattcagagtaactattgaaagatactaGTTTAgggccattgtattacctgtaaagttactgtttctttctggtctatgttactttgggGCTCTCTCATCACttaaaggatcccttttaatatttcttgtagggctggtttggtgatcacaaattcttttagtttctgtttaccctggaagcttttgatctctccttccaCTCTGAATCACATTCTAGCTGGAAAAaggattcttggctgcatgtttttttttttttttccaattagcattctgaatgtatcatgccagtcctttctggcctgtcagaTCTTTGTGGATGGGTctgctgcccattttttaacatatcatgaaatctttaataaaattaaggAGGGATCactgttatatttaaaaaagacaaactgggatggcctggctggctcagtcagaggagcatgcaattcttgttcttggggttgtgagttcgagccccacactgggtgtggaggtgACTTAAAAACGAAATCTTAAAAGATGagtaaaaaagcacaaaaaagtgCATACTATATGATTG is a window encoding:
- the LOC125082320 gene encoding 2'-5'-oligoadenylate synthase-like protein 2; its protein translation is MALFEVPSYTPADTLCAFVEQNLRPDPDWKEELKDAWQRIERFFRERCFRDELVLDQEVRVLKVVKGGSSGKGTTLNYSSDVDLVLFLSCFSSFQDQADHREFVINFIKKRLTKYSRSLAYSITMVPRKETTRVPRSLSFQVQLRKNSKAIGVDVLPAYDALKNFCRDSKPSPEIYEDLITSGAPPGEFSPSFTELQRHFVKSRPVKLKNLLRMVKYWHQQKLKPKYRNAALPPKYALELLTIYAWEIGTNQSDNFILDEGYRAVMELLINYQNICIYWTKYYDFQNETVRIYVKQRLKEHRPVILDPADPTNNLGSKKRWDLVAREAVRELEQARFRTDDPNQAWYIQPARDVQVTVKKAGEEAWTFSVNPYRPIWKMKIEIRRMWGFDGQQRLSFLEPGGERQMLSSRKTLADYGIFSKVSIRVLETFPPEIQVFVKDSKGHSKPYAIHPEDSIRDLKEKIEEAGGISVVDQILKFQNRTLRNHRSLSDLQIKDCDTILLMRRT